In the genome of Siniperca chuatsi isolate FFG_IHB_CAS linkage group LG17, ASM2008510v1, whole genome shotgun sequence, one region contains:
- the LOC122864708 gene encoding probable GPI-anchored adhesin-like protein PGA18 has translation MSDITRETPHIHEISYRAPSAHSIPRFVPGFVPRFVSGFAQGSSPGSTQGSSLASSQGSSLGSSQGSSRASSPGSPKVRLQVRPKVRLKVRPKVRLELRPRVRPRFVSRFVPRFVSSFVPRFVSRFVPRFVSRFVPRFVSSFVAGFAQGSSPGSTQGSSLASSQGSSPGSSRASSRASSPGSPKVRLQVRPKVRPRFVSRLVPGFAQGSSPGSSQGSTQGSSLASSQGSTQGSSLASSQGSSPGSSQGCLQVRPRLRLSSRN, from the exons ATGTCCGATATCACCAGA GAGACGCCTCACATCCACGAAATAAGTTATCGAGCTCCCTCAGCACACAGCATCCCCAGGTTCGTCCCTGGGTTCGTCCCAAGGTTCGTCTCCGGCTTCGCCCAAGGTTCGTCTCCAG GTTCGACTCAAGGTTCGTCTCTAGCTTCGTCCCAAGGTTCGTCTCTAGGTTCGTCCCAAGGTTCGTCTCGAGCTTCGTCCCCGGGTTCGCCCAAGGTTCGTCTCCAGGTTCGTCCCAAGGTTCGTCTCAAG GTTCGTCCCAAGGTTCGTCTCGAGCTTCGTCCCCGGGTTCGCCCAAGGTTCGTCTCCAGGTTCGTCCCAAG GTTCGTCTCTAGCTTCGTCCCAAGGTTCGTCTCTAGGTTCGTCCCAAGGTTCGTCTCTAGGTTCGTCCCAAG GTTCGTCTCGAGCTTCGTCGCCGGGTTCGCCCAAGGTTCGTCTCCAGGTTCGACTCAAGGTTCGTCTCTAGCTTCGTCCCAAGGTTCGTCTCCAGGTTCGTCTCGAGCTTCGTCTCGAGCTTCGTCGCCGGGTTCGCCCAAG GTTCGTCTCCAGGTTCGTCCCAAGGTTCGCCCAAGGTTCGTCTCTAGGCTCGTCCCCGGGTTCGCCCAAGGTTCGTCTCCAGGTTCGTCCCAAGGTTCGACTCAAGGTTCGTCTCTAGCTTCGTCCCAAGGTTCGACTCAAGGTTCGTCTCTAGCTTCGTCCCAAGGTTCGTCTCCGGGTTCGTCCCAGGGTTGTCTCCAGGTTCGTCCCCGGCTTCGTCTCAGCAGCAGAAACTAG
- the gabpb2a gene encoding GA-binding protein subunit beta-2a, with translation MSLVDLGKRLLEAARKGQDDEVRNLMANGAPFTTDWLGTSPLHLAAQHGHYSTADVLLRAGVSRDARTKVDRTPLHMAAAEGHTVIVELLVRSGADINAKDMLKMTALHWAAQHGHHGVTETLIKHGADVHALSKFDKTPFDIAVDIQNTELMLLLQEGMQNQVNMNQVSMNVETSTTANQPQFIIQGIPGIQGGVVNLAELLNKANTGDSEEAMAASALDSNIQHATVVNEAGQRVITIVTDQHGNLQTTGGMAPPFFVTMQHGQQMLAVPANTVTEEVVTEEPQPPPSRKRKLEVTNNHNDTGETELLQRQLQEANRKAQEYRQQLLRKEQEAEEYRVKLEAMSQSQANNANAASTAANAASPEEVVGGEEDEEEAAAGMVEEDGEMVVLQEGGIIMEGEEGQVTLVETGGETTEVSS, from the exons atgtcGTTGGTGGACCTGGGGAAGCGTCTGCTGGAGGCGGCTCGCAAAGGTCAAGACGATGAGGTCAGAAACCTGATGGCCAACGGAGCTCCGTTCACCACCGACTGG CTGGGGACGTCTCCCCTCCACCTGGCCGCTCAGCACGGCCATTACTCCACCGCCGACGTGCTGCTGAGAGCCGGCGTCAGCAGAGACGCCCGCACCAAAGTGGACCGGACCCCGCTGCACATGGCCGCCGCCGAGGGGCACACCGTCATCGTCGAGCTGCTGGTCCGG AGCGGCGCAGACATCAACgccaaagacatgctgaagatGACGGCTCTTCACTGGGCGGCGCAGCACGGACACCACGGTGTCACCGAGACGCTCATCAAACACGGAGCCGACGTGCACGCGCTCAGCAAGTTCGACAAGACGCCGTTCGACATCGCCGTCGACATCCAGAACACGgagctgatgctgctgctgcag gagggcATGCAGAACCAGGTGAACATGAACCAGGTGAGTATGAATGTGGAGACCAGCACCACCGCCAACCAGCCGCAGTTCATCATCCAGGGAATACCTGGCATTCAGGGGGGCGTGGTTAACCTGGCCGAGCTGCTCAACAAGGCCAACACAG GCGACTCGGAAGAAGCGATGGCCGCCAGCGCTCTGGACTCCAACATCCAGCACGCCACCGTCGTCAACGAGGCGGGTCAGAGGGTCATCACCATAGTAACGGACCAGCACGGCAACCTGCAGACCACAGGGGGGATGGCGCCGCCGTTCTTTGTCACCATGCAGCACGGACAGCAGA tgttggCGGTGCCGGCCAACACGGTGACGGAGGAGGTGGTGACGGAGGAGCCTCAGCCTCCGCCCTCCAGGAAGAGGAAGCTGGAGGTGACCAACAATCACAACGACACGGGAGAGACG gaGTTGTTGCAGAGGCAGCTGCAGGAGGCCAACAGGAAGGCGCAGGAGTACCGACAGCAGCTCCTGCGTAAGGAGCAGGAGGCCGAGGAGTACCGCGTCAAACTGGAGGCCATGTCCCAAAGTCAGGCCAACAACGCCAACGCCGCCAGCACCGCCGCCAACGCCGCCAGCCCTGAGGAGGTggtgggaggggaggaggacgaggaggaggcaGCGGCCGGCATGGTGGAGGAGGACGGAGAGATGGTGGTGCTGCAGGAGGGAGGGATCATcatggagggggaggagggtcAGGTGACGCTGGTGGAGACGGGGGGGGAGACGACGGAGGTCAGCTCCTAA
- the mllt11 gene encoding protein AF1q, with protein sequence MLKSNSQYDSFLFWRQPIPALDLSELEDLGLTDGQPANSIKAKDKSSSLRSQDEEGGLSEFSSFNYWRAPIADVDALLADLNLLL encoded by the exons ATGCTGAAGTCAAACAGCCAATACGACTCCTTCCTCTTCTGGAGGCAGCCAATCCCGGCCCTCGACCTGTCGGAGCTGGAGGATCTGGGTTTGACCGACGGTCAGCCGGCCAATAGCATCAAAGCAAAAGACAAGTCGTCCTCGCTGAGGAGTCAGGACGAGGAG ggcGGCCTGTCTGAGTTTTCCTCCTTTAACTATTGGAGAGCTCCCATCGCTGACGTGGACGCTCTGCTGGCCGACCTCAACCTGCTCCTCTGA